In a genomic window of Carettochelys insculpta isolate YL-2023 chromosome 19, ASM3395843v1, whole genome shotgun sequence:
- the NSUN5 gene encoding 28S rRNA (cytosine-C(5))-methyltransferase isoform X1: protein MALYTAAASVLAGLERREGALKTLVYKSRFQNIKQLYALVSETLRYSPVLDSIMAGACLLKAEKKLSPHLAKVLVYDLLFGKGLKCGGRWKVLVQKHRARLQAELARLKVRKKVSCNEDLLAPTESGNKASQVPRYVRVNTLKTCMDDVVDYFKRQGYSYLGRASRMEELSSLSGKQFFLDPHLPELLVFPSQTDFHENRLYITGHIILQDKASCLPAFLLSPPLGSQVIDACAAPGNKTSHLAAILKNKGQIFAFDLDPKRLATMSTMLVRAGVTCCELASEDFLAVDPTDPKFSNVSYILLDPSCSGSGMVNRQAGESTPSMERLRALAAFQRKALGHALRFPALRRLVYSTCSVEKEENEAVVWDVLQEHGPVFRLVNVLPSWPHRGLATFPGAECCLRACPTATLTNGFFVAVLERQLEHNGQGSCSAPPIKAEVDGGEGRGPCATRKKRRKKGPCVQ, encoded by the exons ATGGCGCTGTACACCGCGGCCGCCTCCGTCCTGGCCGGGTTGGAGCGCCGCGAAGGCGCCCTCAAGACGCTGGTGTACAAGAGCCGCTTCCAG AACATAAAACAGCTCTATGCCTTGGTGTCCGAGACCCTGCGCTACTCTCCTGTGCTGGACTCCATCATGGCTGGGGCCTGCCTTCTGAAGGCGGAGAAGAAGCTGTCCCCGCACCTAGCTAAA GTGCTAGTGTACGACCTGCTTTTTGGCAAGGGTCTGAAGTGTGGGGGACGCTGGAAAGTGCTGGTGCAGAAGCACCGGGCCCGGCTGCAGGCAGAGCTTGCCCGTCTCAAGGTGCGCAAAAAGGTGAGCTGTAATGAGGACCTGTTGGCACCCACAGAAAGTGGGAAtaaag CCTCTCAAGTGCCACGCTATGTCCGAGTGAATACCCTAAAAACCTGCATGGATGATGTGGTTGACTACTTCAAACGCCAGGGCTACTCCTACCTGGGCAGAGCATCTAG AATGGAGGAGCTGAGCTCTCTCTCAGGGAAGCAATTCTTCCTGGATCCCCACTTGCCGGAGCTGCTTGTTTTCCCATCACAGACAGACTTCCATGAGAACCGGTTATACAtcacagggcacatcatcctccAGGACaag gccagctgcctccctgccttCCTTTTGAGTCCCCCCTTGGGGTCCCAGGTGATTGATGCCTGTGCTGCCCCTGGGAACAAGACCAGTCACCTTGCTGCCATCCTGAAGAACAAGGG GCAGATCTTTGCTTTTGACCTGGATCCCAAGCGCTTGGCCACCATGAGCACAATGCTGGTGCGGGCGGGGGTCACCTGCTGTGAACTGGCCAGTGAGGACTTCCTGGCAGTTGATCCCACTGACCCCAAGTTCAGCAATGTGTCCTACATCCTCCTGGACCCCTCATGCAGTGGCTCAG GCATGGTGAACCGGCAGGCAGGCGAGAGCACCCCCAGCATGGAGCGGCTGCGGGCCCTGGCTGCATTCCAGCGCAAGGCCCTGGGCCATGCTCTGCGCTTCCCTGCCCTCCGGCGCCTGGTGTACTCCACGTGCTCGGTGGAGAAGGAGGAGAACGAGGCCGTGGTGTGGGATGTGCTGCAGGAGCATGGCCCAGTGTTCAG GTTGGTAAATGTGCTGCCTTCCTGGCCCCACAGAGGCCTGGCCACCTTCCCAGGTGCGGAGTGCTGTCTCCGAGCCTGCCCCACAGCGACACTGACGAACGGCTTCTTTGTGGCTGTGCTGGAACGGCAGCTGGAACACAACGGCCAGGGCTCCTGCAG
- the NSUN5 gene encoding 28S rRNA (cytosine-C(5))-methyltransferase isoform X2: MALYTAAASVLAGLERREGALKTLVYKSRFQNIKQLYALVSETLRYSPVLDSIMAGACLLKAEKKLSPHLAKVLVYDLLFGKGLKCGGRWKVLVQKHRARLQAELARLKVRKKVSCNEDLLAPTESGNKASQVPRYVRVNTLKTCMDDVVDYFKRQGYSYLGRASRMEELSSLSGKQFFLDPHLPELLVFPSQTDFHENRLYITGHIILQDKASCLPAFLLSPPLGSQVIDACAAPGNKTSHLAAILKNKGQIFAFDLDPKRLATMSTMLVRAGVTCCELASEDFLAVDPTDPKFSNVSYILLDPSCSGSGMVNRQAGESTPSMERLRALAAFQRKALGHALRFPALRRLVYSTCSVEKEENEAVVWDVLQEHGPVFRGLATFPGAECCLRACPTATLTNGFFVAVLERQLEHNGQGSCSAPPIKAEVDGGEGRGPCATRKKRRKKGPCVQ; the protein is encoded by the exons ATGGCGCTGTACACCGCGGCCGCCTCCGTCCTGGCCGGGTTGGAGCGCCGCGAAGGCGCCCTCAAGACGCTGGTGTACAAGAGCCGCTTCCAG AACATAAAACAGCTCTATGCCTTGGTGTCCGAGACCCTGCGCTACTCTCCTGTGCTGGACTCCATCATGGCTGGGGCCTGCCTTCTGAAGGCGGAGAAGAAGCTGTCCCCGCACCTAGCTAAA GTGCTAGTGTACGACCTGCTTTTTGGCAAGGGTCTGAAGTGTGGGGGACGCTGGAAAGTGCTGGTGCAGAAGCACCGGGCCCGGCTGCAGGCAGAGCTTGCCCGTCTCAAGGTGCGCAAAAAGGTGAGCTGTAATGAGGACCTGTTGGCACCCACAGAAAGTGGGAAtaaag CCTCTCAAGTGCCACGCTATGTCCGAGTGAATACCCTAAAAACCTGCATGGATGATGTGGTTGACTACTTCAAACGCCAGGGCTACTCCTACCTGGGCAGAGCATCTAG AATGGAGGAGCTGAGCTCTCTCTCAGGGAAGCAATTCTTCCTGGATCCCCACTTGCCGGAGCTGCTTGTTTTCCCATCACAGACAGACTTCCATGAGAACCGGTTATACAtcacagggcacatcatcctccAGGACaag gccagctgcctccctgccttCCTTTTGAGTCCCCCCTTGGGGTCCCAGGTGATTGATGCCTGTGCTGCCCCTGGGAACAAGACCAGTCACCTTGCTGCCATCCTGAAGAACAAGGG GCAGATCTTTGCTTTTGACCTGGATCCCAAGCGCTTGGCCACCATGAGCACAATGCTGGTGCGGGCGGGGGTCACCTGCTGTGAACTGGCCAGTGAGGACTTCCTGGCAGTTGATCCCACTGACCCCAAGTTCAGCAATGTGTCCTACATCCTCCTGGACCCCTCATGCAGTGGCTCAG GCATGGTGAACCGGCAGGCAGGCGAGAGCACCCCCAGCATGGAGCGGCTGCGGGCCCTGGCTGCATTCCAGCGCAAGGCCCTGGGCCATGCTCTGCGCTTCCCTGCCCTCCGGCGCCTGGTGTACTCCACGTGCTCGGTGGAGAAGGAGGAGAACGAGGCCGTGGTGTGGGATGTGCTGCAGGAGCATGGCCCAGTGTTCAG AGGCCTGGCCACCTTCCCAGGTGCGGAGTGCTGTCTCCGAGCCTGCCCCACAGCGACACTGACGAACGGCTTCTTTGTGGCTGTGCTGGAACGGCAGCTGGAACACAACGGCCAGGGCTCCTGCAG